One genomic window of Phycisphaerales bacterium includes the following:
- a CDS encoding aconitate hydratase → MASNPFNSRRTLSTSKSGDYTYYALEALSDQKVGHVKKLPYSIRVLLEAMLRNVDGFTVTQDDVAGLANWNAKDVDRVEMPFSPGRVVLQDFTGVPCVVDLAAMRDAMKRLGGDPTMINPEVACDLVIDHSVQVDDFATRVALTINAEREFERNNERYKFLKWGQQSLSNFRCVPPATGIVHQVNLEYLARGCLTRTINTADGEERQVYPDSLVGTDSHTTMINALGVLGWGVGGIEAEAVMLGQPVYMLTPEVVGFKMTGKLAEGVTATDLVLTVTQMLREFGVVEKFVEFFGPGMAALSLPDRATIANMAPEYGATCGFFPIDDKTIEYLHLSNRSEEEIELAEAYARANMLWWDESQPDPEFTDVMELDLSQVQPSLAGPKRPQDRVDLHDMHARWAKELADAFGKRPPSESVNLNRWAGEGGQAEFSAVNPENAAPSSDDAAHYDENGVVVELTKASHPPRVGQKVRLHHGSVVIAAITSCTNTSNPDVMVAAGLVARKARALGLTRKPWVKTSLAPGSKVVTEYYDKANLTEDLDALGFTTVGYGCTTCIGNSGPLPPEIEEGIEKGDLIAASVLSGNRNFEGRVHPKVKANFLASPPLVVAYAIAGRVDIDVVNEPLATTPDGKEVFLKDIWPSIEEVQKVVASCIDREQFARRYGDIFTGNETWNKVPVSESDLYPWEDDSTYIQNPPFFEGMGEQAPGFEPVSGARCLALLGDSVTTDHISPAGRIEPETPAGQYLIESGVAQRDFNSFGSRRGNDRVMTRGTFANVRVKNKIAAEGGNQPEGGWTRNFTKGKDLASAPVEYIYDAAMDYKKAKTPLVVVAGKDYGMGSSRDWAAKGTMLLGVRAVIAESFERIHRSNLVFMGVLPLVFKDGQSAKSLGLKGDETFDIMLPSPIEPGCDVPVKATTPDGKTIEFTCKCRIDTPIEIEYYRNGGILHTVIRKKLNEAKQPA, encoded by the coding sequence ATGGCCAGCAACCCGTTCAACAGCCGCCGCACGCTCAGCACCAGCAAGAGCGGGGACTACACGTACTACGCCCTCGAGGCCCTTTCCGACCAGAAGGTCGGGCACGTCAAGAAGCTGCCCTACTCCATCCGCGTGCTGCTCGAGGCCATGCTGCGAAACGTCGACGGCTTCACCGTGACCCAGGACGACGTCGCCGGGCTGGCCAACTGGAACGCCAAGGACGTCGACAGGGTCGAGATGCCGTTCTCGCCGGGCCGCGTGGTGTTGCAAGACTTCACGGGCGTGCCCTGCGTGGTCGACCTGGCGGCCATGCGCGACGCCATGAAGCGGCTGGGCGGCGACCCGACGATGATCAACCCCGAGGTGGCGTGCGACTTGGTGATCGACCACTCGGTGCAGGTCGACGACTTCGCGACGCGGGTGGCGCTCACGATCAACGCCGAGCGCGAGTTCGAGCGCAACAACGAGCGGTACAAGTTCTTGAAGTGGGGCCAGCAGAGCCTGAGCAACTTCCGCTGCGTGCCGCCGGCGACGGGCATCGTCCACCAGGTGAACCTCGAGTACCTCGCGCGCGGCTGCCTGACGCGCACCATCAACACCGCCGATGGCGAGGAGCGTCAGGTCTACCCCGACAGCCTCGTGGGCACCGACAGCCACACCACCATGATCAACGCCCTGGGCGTGCTGGGCTGGGGCGTGGGCGGCATCGAGGCCGAGGCCGTGATGCTCGGACAGCCCGTGTACATGCTGACGCCCGAGGTCGTGGGCTTCAAGATGACCGGCAAGCTGGCCGAGGGCGTCACGGCGACCGACCTGGTCTTGACGGTCACGCAGATGCTCCGCGAGTTCGGCGTGGTCGAGAAGTTCGTCGAGTTCTTCGGCCCGGGCATGGCCGCGCTCAGCCTGCCCGATCGCGCGACCATCGCGAACATGGCGCCCGAGTACGGCGCCACCTGCGGCTTCTTCCCCATCGACGACAAGACCATCGAGTACCTGCACCTGAGCAACCGCAGCGAGGAAGAGATCGAGCTGGCCGAGGCGTACGCCAGGGCCAACATGCTGTGGTGGGACGAAAGCCAGCCCGACCCGGAGTTCACCGACGTGATGGAGCTGGACCTCAGCCAGGTGCAGCCCAGCCTGGCCGGCCCGAAGCGCCCGCAAGACCGCGTGGACCTGCACGACATGCACGCCCGGTGGGCCAAGGAACTGGCCGACGCGTTCGGAAAGCGCCCGCCCAGCGAGAGCGTGAACCTGAACCGGTGGGCCGGCGAGGGCGGGCAGGCCGAGTTCTCGGCGGTCAACCCCGAGAACGCAGCACCGAGCTCGGATGACGCGGCCCACTACGACGAGAACGGCGTCGTGGTCGAGCTAACGAAGGCCAGCCACCCGCCGCGCGTGGGCCAGAAGGTGCGCCTGCACCACGGCTCCGTGGTCATCGCGGCCATTACGAGCTGCACGAACACGAGCAACCCCGACGTGATGGTCGCCGCCGGCCTGGTGGCACGCAAGGCCCGTGCGCTCGGGCTGACGCGCAAGCCCTGGGTCAAGACCAGCCTGGCGCCGGGCAGCAAGGTCGTGACCGAGTACTACGACAAGGCGAACCTGACCGAGGACCTCGACGCGCTGGGCTTCACGACCGTGGGCTACGGCTGCACGACGTGCATCGGAAACTCCGGCCCGCTGCCGCCCGAGATCGAAGAGGGCATCGAGAAGGGCGACCTGATCGCCGCCAGCGTCCTGAGCGGCAACCGCAACTTCGAGGGCCGCGTGCACCCGAAGGTGAAGGCCAACTTCCTCGCCAGCCCGCCGCTAGTGGTCGCGTACGCCATCGCGGGCCGCGTCGACATCGACGTGGTGAACGAGCCGCTGGCGACGACGCCCGATGGCAAGGAGGTGTTCCTCAAGGACATCTGGCCCAGCATCGAAGAGGTCCAGAAGGTCGTCGCCTCGTGCATCGATCGCGAGCAGTTCGCCCGCCGCTATGGAGACATCTTCACGGGCAACGAGACGTGGAACAAGGTGCCGGTCTCAGAGAGCGACCTGTACCCGTGGGAGGACGACAGCACGTACATCCAGAACCCGCCGTTCTTCGAGGGCATGGGCGAGCAGGCGCCGGGCTTCGAGCCGGTGAGCGGCGCCCGCTGCCTGGCGCTGCTGGGCGACAGCGTAACGACCGACCACATCTCGCCGGCCGGCCGCATCGAGCCCGAGACGCCCGCGGGCCAGTACCTGATCGAGAGCGGCGTCGCGCAGCGAGACTTCAACAGCTTCGGCAGCCGTCGCGGCAACGACCGCGTCATGACCCGCGGCACCTTCGCCAACGTGCGCGTGAAGAACAAGATCGCCGCCGAAGGCGGGAACCAGCCCGAGGGCGGCTGGACGCGCAACTTCACCAAGGGCAAGGACCTGGCCAGCGCCCCGGTCGAGTATATCTACGACGCGGCCATGGATTACAAGAAGGCCAAGACGCCGCTCGTCGTCGTCGCCGGCAAGGACTACGGCATGGGCAGTAGCCGAGACTGGGCGGCCAAGGGCACGATGCTGCTTGGCGTGCGGGCCGTCATCGCCGAGAGCTTCGAGCGCATCCACCGAAGCAACCTCGTGTTCATGGGCGTGCTTCCGCTGGTCTTCAAGGACGGGCAGAGTGCCAAGAGTCTGGGCCTCAAGGGCGACGAGACTTTCGACATCATGCTGCCCAGCCCCATCGAGCCCGGCTGCGACGTACCCGTGAAGGCGACCACGCCCGACGGCAAGACGATCGAGTTCACGTGCAAGTGCCGCATCGACACGCCGATCGAGATCGAGTACTACCGCAACGGTGGCATCCTGCACACGGTCATCCGCAAGAAGCTGAACGAGGCGAAGCAGCCGGCGTGA
- a CDS encoding GNAT family N-acetyltransferase, producing MSDVVVELITIEDALPLRQRILRPGLPAGQSEYPDDDAATSVHAGVQVDGTVVAVSSFYFEDRPESDAAGVRIRGMATLQEYRGRGFGRDLLEFGLAQPALRDRAEAWCNARLSAAKFYDKLEFRRIGEPFELAGIGPHVVMVRSLAASR from the coding sequence GTGAGTGATGTCGTTGTCGAGCTGATCACCATCGAGGATGCGCTGCCACTCAGGCAGCGCATCCTCAGGCCTGGCTTGCCGGCGGGGCAGTCCGAGTATCCGGACGACGACGCGGCTACGAGCGTTCATGCGGGCGTCCAGGTGGACGGGACGGTCGTGGCCGTCTCTTCGTTCTACTTCGAAGACAGGCCCGAATCGGACGCTGCCGGCGTGCGCATCCGAGGCATGGCGACGCTGCAAGAGTACCGAGGGCGAGGCTTCGGACGCGATCTGCTCGAGTTCGGTCTTGCTCAGCCCGCCCTACGTGATCGAGCAGAAGCATGGTGCAACGCCAGGCTCTCGGCAGCCAAGTTCTACGACAAGCTGGAGTTTCGGAGGATTGGTGAGCCGTTCGAGCTGGCGGGCATCGGCCCGCACGTCGTGATGGTGCGTTCACTCGCGGCGAGCCGATGA
- a CDS encoding VOC family protein yields MSDFNTKHNRVVWFDMPVVDLDRAIAFYSGVLAIKVGRESSEGFEFGVLEHEQGNGGCLVPGTGEVADEGALLYFNVDGRIRDAVAKVPGLGGRVKQDVHPIGPHGFRAIVSDSEGNCLALHSQSDS; encoded by the coding sequence ATGAGCGACTTCAACACCAAGCACAATCGCGTCGTCTGGTTCGACATGCCCGTGGTCGACCTCGACCGGGCCATCGCGTTCTACTCGGGCGTGCTGGCCATCAAGGTCGGTCGCGAGTCGTCCGAGGGATTCGAGTTCGGCGTGCTCGAGCACGAGCAGGGCAACGGCGGGTGCCTCGTGCCTGGGACGGGCGAGGTGGCCGACGAAGGGGCGCTGCTGTACTTCAACGTCGATGGTCGCATCCGCGACGCCGTGGCGAAGGTGCCCGGGCTCGGCGGCCGCGTGAAGCAGGACGTGCACCCGATCGGCCCGCACGGCTTCCGGGCGATCGTGAGCGACAGCGAGGGCAACTGCCTGGCGCTGCACTCCCAGAGCGATTCATAG
- a CDS encoding GC-type dockerin domain-anchored protein has protein sequence MIHTHVRTLSAAASILAATGLACAQTALVWENESAGAAQTDIAEDACTALGLTVTLIDGNDQAGFRTQLAAGGWNVVVVNNPLNTFDADTITAMRDWVDDGGRLHVSYWNGDDLMSGDIFGYTAAADYFAPKNKIDIGDASWGGVGNLTADGSDPYYADNGDDLTLASGYRSGLNSAGGTIATSVGGTTIYNAWDYASMTSLARTRAGVRNQIAHLLGYDSGNLVFTEARAGARWELDAADAAFGDGRYRLIVADKAELEAAVRSGDYGCIVIHEPANGFAGSFETAINGAVSRGAKVHFSYWNLDASPSLQSTFDVASTVDFFAPKPVFNSSAHPSWSVATSPVSVAGDEWNDNGDDLTAAAGAQITSRFNSVVGRGATVVSARSQRTLLNGFEYESMTATEVADLIEAQIVWLCNPGCIQFEDRDAGDQVSNQYTGVRFSVGSGGPASVSDYLSYFGTKSVVNATDGGDESDRDLTLEMRFSPAIDSFELDFHSAGTPSTGFEFPIRFYRGAALVRTEGLAENGGEWARDIEFNNLNGVTRIEIDSSDPGWLFSIDNICFETRCRADFDGDGQLTIFDFLAFQNAFDSGDLRADFDGDGVLTLFDFLAFQNEFDAGCP, from the coding sequence ATGATTCATACGCATGTTCGCACGCTGTCCGCCGCCGCTTCGATCCTCGCGGCGACGGGCCTTGCCTGCGCTCAAACGGCTCTGGTGTGGGAGAACGAGTCGGCCGGCGCCGCGCAGACCGACATCGCCGAGGACGCCTGCACGGCTCTCGGCCTCACCGTGACGCTGATCGACGGCAACGACCAGGCCGGCTTCCGCACCCAGCTCGCCGCTGGCGGGTGGAACGTGGTGGTGGTCAACAACCCGCTGAATACGTTCGACGCCGACACCATTACCGCGATGCGGGACTGGGTCGACGATGGCGGTCGCCTGCACGTCTCGTACTGGAACGGCGACGACCTGATGTCCGGCGACATCTTCGGCTACACCGCCGCTGCCGACTACTTCGCACCCAAGAACAAGATCGATATCGGCGATGCGTCGTGGGGCGGCGTTGGCAACCTCACCGCCGATGGCTCGGATCCGTACTACGCCGACAACGGCGACGACCTGACGCTGGCCAGCGGCTACCGCTCGGGCCTGAACAGCGCCGGTGGCACGATCGCCACCTCGGTGGGCGGCACCACGATCTACAACGCGTGGGACTACGCCTCGATGACCAGCCTGGCGCGGACCCGCGCCGGTGTCCGCAACCAGATTGCGCACCTGCTGGGCTATGACAGCGGCAACCTGGTGTTTACCGAGGCCCGCGCCGGCGCCCGGTGGGAGCTCGATGCCGCCGATGCGGCCTTCGGTGACGGGCGATACCGACTCATCGTGGCCGACAAGGCCGAGCTCGAGGCCGCCGTGCGGAGCGGCGACTACGGCTGCATCGTCATCCACGAGCCCGCCAACGGCTTCGCTGGGAGCTTCGAGACGGCCATCAACGGTGCCGTCTCGCGTGGTGCGAAGGTCCACTTCTCGTACTGGAACCTGGATGCCTCGCCCTCGCTGCAGTCGACCTTCGACGTGGCCAGCACGGTCGACTTCTTCGCGCCCAAGCCCGTCTTCAACAGCAGCGCACACCCGTCGTGGAGCGTTGCGACCAGTCCTGTTTCGGTCGCGGGCGACGAGTGGAACGACAACGGCGACGACCTGACCGCCGCAGCCGGCGCCCAGATCACCTCGCGCTTCAACAGCGTGGTTGGCCGGGGCGCGACCGTGGTGAGCGCTCGCTCGCAGCGCACGCTCCTGAACGGCTTCGAGTACGAGTCGATGACCGCCACCGAGGTGGCCGACCTGATTGAGGCCCAGATCGTCTGGCTGTGCAACCCCGGCTGCATCCAGTTCGAGGATCGCGACGCCGGCGACCAGGTCAGCAACCAGTACACGGGCGTGCGCTTCAGCGTCGGCTCGGGCGGCCCGGCCTCGGTGTCGGACTACCTCAGCTACTTCGGCACCAAGTCGGTCGTGAACGCGACCGACGGCGGTGACGAGAGCGATCGCGACCTGACCCTGGAGATGCGGTTCTCGCCGGCCATCGACTCGTTCGAGCTCGACTTCCATAGCGCCGGCACGCCGAGCACCGGCTTCGAGTTCCCGATCCGCTTCTACCGCGGTGCGGCGCTCGTCCGCACCGAAGGCCTGGCCGAGAACGGCGGCGAGTGGGCTCGTGATATCGAGTTCAACAACCTCAACGGCGTGACGCGGATCGAGATCGATTCCTCGGATCCGGGTTGGTTGTTCAGCATCGACAACATCTGCTTCGAGACCCGCTGCCGGGCCGACTTTGACGGCGACGGCCAGCTCACCATCTTCGACTTCCTCGCGTTCCAGAACGCCTTCGACAGCGGCGACCTCCGTGCCGACTTCGACGGCGACGGAGTGCTGACGCTGTTCGACTTCCTGGCCTTCCAGAACGAGTTCGACGCGGGCTGTCCGTAA